A stretch of Brassica rapa cultivar Chiifu-401-42 chromosome A08, CAAS_Brap_v3.01, whole genome shotgun sequence DNA encodes these proteins:
- the LOC103834024 gene encoding coenzyme Q-binding protein COQ10 homolog, mitochondrial has translation MPSFRALFALISRRNAIRRSPITRCISNQLRRFGSLCGVERCNYSSSYGDARRVSFGKRSVFQRRHFLGCGDGEEGGGGGELSKIYQERRVLGYSQEQLFNVVLAVDLYHGFVPWCQRSEVLKEYPDGSFDAELEIGFKFLVESYISHVEFERPKWIKTTARDTGLFDHLINLWQFKPGPIPGTCDLSILVDFKFNSPLYRQVASMFLKEVATRLMGAFSDRCRLVYGPGVRMDENAFGHRA, from the exons ATGCCATCGTTTAGAGCTTTGTTTGCCTTAATTTCACGTCGAAACGCAATCAGGAGGAGTCCGATCACTCGTTGCATATCGAATCAATTACGTCGATTCGGGTCCCTTTGCGGCGTCGAGAGATGCAACTACTCTTCTTCTTATGGTGATGCTAGAAGAGTCTCTTTCGGCAAAAGGAGCGTGTTTCAGAGACGGCATTTTCTGGGATGCGGAGATGGGGAagaaggtggtggtggtggtgagttATCAAAGATCTACCAAGAGCGACGTGTCTTGGG GTATTCTCAGGAGCAACTGTTTAACGTAGTTCTAGCCGTAGACTTGTACCACGGGTTTGTGCCTTGGTGTCAACGCTCCGAGGTTCTTAAAGAGTACCCAGATGGGTCTTTCGATGCAGAACTTGAGATTGGTTTCAAGTTTCTTGTTGAGAGTTACATTTCTCATGTTGAGTTCGAAAGGCCCAAATGGATCAAG ACAACAGCGAGGGACACCGGCCTGTTTGACCATTTGATAAACCTCTGGCAATTTAAGCCAGGACCAATTCCAGGAACCTGCGACCTTTCTATCCTTGTCGATTTCAAGTTCAACTCACCGCTCTATCGCCAG GTGGCTTCGATGTTCTTGAAGGAGGTAGCAACAAGACTCATGGGGGCATTTAGTGACCGATGCAGATTAGTGTATGGTCCAGGAGTTCGAATGGATGAAAACGCATTTGGGCATAGAGCTTGA